The Candida dubliniensis CD36 chromosome 2, complete sequence genome contains a region encoding:
- a CDS encoding mitochondrial 54S ribosomal protein YmL31 (Similar to S. cerevisiae MRPL31) codes for MFSSLIRSGGYIWKFTSRLTSTQKYKLRNRMKQVDENINNIYQGLIKIQENKSIGDLTNFKKIDYLKFQFPKENEMTTRDKYTTFNRHSKNYRKPIHRVPKWTKLSFRENPKYF; via the coding sequence AtgttttcatcattaattagATCAGGAGGTtatatttggaaatttaCATCAAGATTAACTTCTActcaaaaatataaattacgTAATCGGATGAAACaagttgatgaaaatattaataatatttatcaaggattaattaaaattcaAGAGAATAAATCTATAGGAGATTTAactaattttaaaaaaattgattatttaaaatttcaattccctaaagaaaatgaaatgacGACAAGAGATAAATATACTACATTTAATAGACATTCGAAAAATTATCGTAAACCAATTCATCGAGTACCTAAATGGACGAAATTATCATTTAGAGaaaatccaaaatatttctAA
- a CDS encoding kinetochore protein, putative: MFQNQNQNQNKPHTHIKYLNPFDTSHFIPTPLVMASSVEKLNKLIEEVNNQDELQLIEEINLYIKTLYELRQIKIDQLSNIIHQLNQKIITSNKEINQLNKINDYNYELIKVNNFNFIDGSWSQSFQFTNFDRISSSISDTSHHHHHHDNNIFQMINKRLNELDNLKVIIVKELNDLETNLNNLKYKQNNLYESMEDINDKLDKLLNDIDKSGIIDQDPSILRINLFRNLGIKLENTPHNNNNNNNNTTRSDGDTDDCVIITDDNNNVNILNIEPKLSDYFISNYIWDKL, encoded by the coding sequence atgtttcaaaatcaaaatcaaaatcaaaacaaaccacacacacacatcAAGTATTTGAATCCTTTTGACACTTCACACTTTATCCCCACCCCTTTAGTCATGGCATCATCAGTtgagaaattaaataaacttATTGAAGAAGTTAATAATCAAGATGAAttacaattaattgaagaaatcaatCTTTATATTAAAACTCTTTATGAATTACGACAAATTAAAATCGATCAATTATCCAatataattcatcaattaaatcaaaaaatcattactagtaataaagaaattaatcaattaaataaaataaatgattataattatgaattaattaaagttaataatttcaattttattgatgGGTCTTGGTCTCAACTGTTTcaatttacaaattttgatcgaatatcatcatcaatatcagaCACtagtcatcatcatcatcatcatgataataatattttccaaatgataaataaacgattaaatgaattagataatttaaaagttattattgttaaagaattaaatgatttagaaacaaatttaaataatttaaaatataaacaaaataatttatatgaATCAATGGaagatattaatgataaattagataaattattaaatgatattgataaactGGGGATAATAGATCAAGATCCTTCAATTTTaagaattaatttatttagaAATTTAGGTataaaattggaaaataccccccataataataataataataataataacactACCAGGAGTGATGGTGATACTGATGATTGTGTGATAATTactgatgataataataatgtcaatatattaaatattgaacCTAAATTAAGTGATTATTTTAtatcaaattatatttgGGATAAACTATAA